The window tgggaagcagctaaccccctgcgttaggaggattaaaatttctaggtaggccctcaaaaggattaattaattttttattcatttaatattataatattaaatcatttaagtcatttcgaaatagtgatcattatcattcatttcataaattctctcgtaaccaccaagttattaagcatcggaaatgccgaaaagaccagtaattatttaaattcttgtgcttcgtcttacgtcagctatataaattttaaataaatcattttcaacttaaaataactcgcaacaaacaatttcatatttttcaattcaaccatcccacctttaaattacaatattaaaagttctttatattctttgcttctaacttctaaatctgttacgacaaatttgagtgaaacggcatcaaacaaatattcaactacaacaaaagtctaaatccaaaacccacggtgctattcaaactgttgtacacagataatttaaggttgcatacaccaaaatattacgaaatagaaggatttgttgctagttaaggataggtttagagtagaacgatttctcttccgcaacgcgttaggcgataaagcaaaagagtgtttctcttttgcgtccagatcagaaattacaggctcgtgagttggccatcttcatgggaagagtcgtagtccccggggacgctcttccccaactttaacaaggtctaagacgcggtggcaggtcgtagtttccgcccgttgtacttagaatggacgttgtaattcccgtcccaacggcaagtacttccacgtacttgcaggctactacggacgatcgagcagacataatcatccgtgattatctgtaataaactgatatcgcgacatggcaaagttctgcacaagtctttgtcaaagctcgtggacggaaaactttagagagaaattacttctacatttattcagattgatttgtaaaagcttgtatgtccgggttttattcgaaattcattctaggtgttgatcacctgacttttaccggagacggaatttcggcactagggcgcaaaattcaatgcgatgcacgtatcaaagattccgcgagcatgttataatccgcctttggtacaagtaatttagaaacgcgttgtcaattgcctagatcctatgagttcgaacaatatcatctgaaacgtaggttaatttatttggacattatcgaattaaattaattcatgttaaatattaacgtcatatcatatcaataaaactttttcgtatcactcagcaacttcgaaactatttacttggaatttcaaacgaattgtggttacgactctgagatatgttttgacgacattactatacaaaaacaaataacaattggccaaatttgatcaaactttcataaccattgattattgtaatccatccaacggaatattcattattcttgtaataaataactttggaggaaacttgtggtttaaatttcttctcccatgcgttttgacactactttgaatccggacttgcgttacggataaatccggaaccctttctgataagaattaagatcaaattacgatatcattataagagtgacttcgtacatcaaaacaacacaacgtaggtaagtgaaatgatcatgtagcgtatcaattaactagacgagccaaaccatttcgaaaaaagaaaacaaaagtaaaattcaagattaattaaataaatcaattaaaataagttgtaaatcatttaaacatcgatcaaccatcatcaatcacaGTCTCACtacatatatatttttattggtgccgTGACCAGGATTCAAAGTCATAAAGTGTCATTTCCGAGGGGAAAATTGCCGTAAATAAGATACTgctgtgttattaaaatttctaggactCCAATTTATTTGATCGTTCGATACCCGAGATTGAAGGTTGTCGACATGGAAAACAACAGGAACACCGGAAACGCCGGAGCCCCACCGCAAGAAATGCCGACGTGGTTCGTTCGTTGGTTAAACTCCCAACAACCAAGGAATGTGCCAAACTTCGCGGCGCCATCGACGTCGACAGCGGTTCAAAGACCGCAAGCCATCCTTCAGGTACGTCCAAGTACCAGCGCCGCCGCTGATGTCGATGGTTGGCAAGTCACTCCACTACCTAGCGACGGGACGACTTCGCCAGAACCCGACCCGGAAATTCCGGTAGCTCCGGAACCAGCCCCTCTTGCGAGCCCTCTTGTGCAAGAGCCGGGAAGTTCGACCACATCAGCGACTTCGGGAGCAGTGATGGCCTCACCACCTATGCCAATCACAACAGACAATGTGGCCGCAATTTCCGGAGTACTCCGGAGCTTGCTGGATCGCCCACTTCCAGCTCCTGAACGACCATCTTTCGAAGGCCTGAAAAGGCAAAATCCGGTGAAATTCTTACGAGCCATTGAAGAATATGGACGTTTTTTCGGGCTCGACTCGCAGCGTCTTTTGGGAGTCGCCATGGATTGCTTGAAAGGCAATGCCAAACATTGGACGGGAATATTCCAGAAGAAGTGGCGTGGTTACGAGGACTTTCGACGGGACTTTCTCCGGACCTACTGGTCGGCCAAGCGTCAACGGGACATCAGATTTCAAATCGCTACAGGCCGCTATGACGAAACCAGGGGCACGATGCTGTCGCATTTTGCTTATTACGTCGACATGGCGAACATGTTAACAACACCTTTATCGGAGGAAGTGTTGCTGGATGAATTACTGCGTCACTTCCCCGAAAGAATACAGTCGTGGTGGGTATTAGAGAAAATCTGTACCACCACGGATGCCGCCGAATTCCTGGCAGCTCAAGAAATTCCGGgacaaaatccgggagagaaaACCAACATCGCTCCCAGGGAACGACCCCGCGCAACAGACCACCAGCGGCGTAACGAGCCAAAGCGCCCGCGGCCAAACATTGACCACCACGAAGTAACTCGTCCTGCGGCTCCTGCAAATCGTGGAAATGGTTTCCCAAAACGCTCAAGTGACGAACAACAATGGCGCAACAACCAACCCAGCACCAGCAACAACCGTTGGCACAATAACAACGGAAACAACAGCAACAATCACTGGCGCAAAAACAACCCCAACGACAACCGCAACAACACAAGTTCGAGAGCGCAGGGTGAAACATCACGAAACTCCAAGAATTCGGGAAACGGGGGCGGAGTACAGGACGGGGCCTAAAGTACTCCGGCCAGCAGCACGGCCCACAAAGCGACAGCAGGAACCAACAATTGAGGACGGGAGAGAAACGTAAACGTTCAACTTCGTCACAGTCAACAGAAGGGGAAAACGATGCTCGACCGCGAGCATCCCAGGttaagttaaatgttttttctataattaaatcCGCTGCCGCAGGTAACAACAACATACAAAGGGTCGTGCCGGAGATTAAGATCCAAATCTCTCAACAACAATCAGTCACCGCGCTTTTAGACACCGGAAGTGAAGTCAGCTGTATTTCCGAAGAAGTTTGGTCCAAGTTGATCGAGACCGGAAACAAACCGCCCACATTACCGGTTACCTCAATCCATCTTCGTGGAGCCATCGGCCAGCGAAGTTGCCAGGTTGTTATTCAGTGTTACCTGGAAATCAAAATCGACGAACATCTCTACCCCGTCGTGGCGCTtgtcgttaaaaatttaatcaagccAACCATTTTGGGAGCAGACTGGCTAAATGAACAACGCGCGGTCATCGATTTCGATAACAACGAAATCCTTTTGAGAAACGGGGAGAAGCACCACAGTTTTCCGTTTAGAAAAACCACGGAGATACCACCGGAACCGGAGGATTATGTGGAAGATCTTGTTGGTCACATCGAAGTCAATCATTCGGCGCCGATCACGACTTGTAACAAAAAGCAACACTTAGAGTCACCCAGTGCCCTACAAGCCAAGGTGGACCCATTAAAAATTCCTGAGGCcgagaaacggaaattaaTACACCTGCTGCAAGAGTACAGATGTATCTTTAGTTCGCGTCCAGGGCTAACACACAAATACACTCacgaaataaaactacacGACAAGACTCCCTTCTTGAAACGACCGTACCCAGTACCTTTTGCTCTACGTCCTGCCGTCGACGCCACAATTCAGGAAATGTTAGACTTGGGGGTAATAAAACGTGAGGCGTCACCTTACGCAAGTCCCATGACGGTAGTGAAAAAGAAAGATGGAACGGTGAGAATTTGCCTCGACGCCCGAATGATCAATTCCAAAATGATCGCCGATTGTGAGTCACCACCCGCTGCTGACGAATTATTACGTCGATTTCACGGAATTCGCTACATGTCCACCATTGATTTGAGATCGTCGTACTGGCAAATCCCACTTTCGCCAGAAAGCAGACAGTACACCGCCTTTCTGTACAACGGTCGCAGTTACACATACCAAGTCCTACCTTTCGGGTTAAAAACTGCTGTGGGTTCATTCAGTCGTGCAATGGACGTAGTGTTAGGAACAGAAGTTCGCGAATTCGTCGTGAATTATATCGACGATTTGTTAGTGGCTTCCGAAACGCTAAACGAACATTTAGAACATCTCCGaca of the Tribolium castaneum strain GA2 chromosome 1, icTriCast1.1, whole genome shotgun sequence genome contains:
- the LOC135267899 gene encoding uncharacterized protein LOC135267899 yields the protein MENNRNTGNAGAPPQEMPTWFVRWLNSQQPRNVPNFAAPSTSTAVQRPQAILQVRPSTSAAADVDGWQVTPLPSDGTTSPEPDPEIPVAPEPAPLASPLVQEPGSSTTSATSGAVMASPPMPITTDNVAAISGVLRSLLDRPLPAPERPSFEGLKRQNPVKFLRAIEEYGRFFGLDSQRLLGVAMDCLKGNAKHWTGIFQKKWRGYEDFRRDFLRTYWSAKRQRDIRFQIATGRYDETRGTMLSHFAYYVDMANMLTTPLSEEVLLDELLRHFPERIQSWWVLEKICTTTDAAEFLAAQEIPGQNPGEKTNIAPRERPRATDHQRRNEPKRPRPNIDHHEVTRPAAPANRGNGFPKRSSDEQQWRNNQPSTSNNRWHNNNGNNSNNHWRKNNPNDNRNNTSSRAQGETSRNSKNSGNGGGVQDGA